A stretch of the Psychroserpens sp. Hel_I_66 genome encodes the following:
- a CDS encoding TlpA family protein disulfide reductase → MNIKKENKNKKKSWIQYGIFAIVAITLYATGLHTEVIGFAQRGLLATGLMNPDVEEIAQVRNNENNDEASMPNLTKADLNLKLIDAEGKTRSLREFKGKVIFLNFWATWCPPCIAEMPSIDELHEEMGDEVAFVMLSFDDDFEKAKDFDKRKGYDLPIYAPASNLPEMFQSSSLPTTYIIDASGNLALTHKGMADYSDQEFKDFLLDLK, encoded by the coding sequence ATGAATATTAAGAAAGAAAATAAGAACAAAAAGAAATCGTGGATTCAATACGGAATTTTTGCCATAGTGGCCATTACACTTTACGCAACTGGTTTACATACCGAAGTTATAGGTTTTGCGCAACGCGGATTACTCGCTACAGGCTTGATGAATCCTGATGTAGAAGAAATTGCGCAGGTAAGAAACAATGAAAATAACGATGAGGCATCAATGCCAAATCTTACCAAAGCAGATTTGAACCTAAAATTGATTGACGCTGAAGGCAAAACAAGGTCATTGAGAGAATTTAAAGGTAAGGTCATATTTTTGAATTTTTGGGCAACTTGGTGTCCGCCTTGTATTGCCGAAATGCCCAGTATCGATGAATTGCACGAAGAAATGGGCGATGAAGTTGCGTTTGTAATGTTGTCCTTCGATGATGATTTTGAAAAGGCTAAAGATTTTGATAAACGCAAGGGTTATGATTTACCGATTTACGCTCCTGCGAGTAATCTTCCAGAAATGTTCCAATCATCTTCATTACCAACAACCTACATAATTGATGCGTCTGGCAATTTGGCTTTAACTCATAAAGGTATGGCCGATTATAGTGACCAAGAATTCAAGGATTTTTTGTTAGACTTAAAGTAA
- a CDS encoding bifunctional metallophosphatase/5'-nucleotidase: MKIFKKSFIAALSIIGILLVLFSCKTEISNGMGTNDSVRDTLSITVLQTADIHGQLDTHPELFWEKENVLFKNRGGLANIKTLFKMERQKNPNRTIIVDGGDLIQGSGYTALSEGKVMPELIKNMGYDVIIPGNWEVVYGKDVMIDVMQGYDTDVIAQNMYHEKSEELLFPAYSVKEIEGVRIGFMGINDPDVPVRQNPIFSKGIAFSGLTNDLKKQVDDLKVNKDLDVLFLVTHLGVFKQAELANNTISENVDYILGNDTHERVRKPIQGKFAKVTEPGAFGSFVGKLTLHFVDGILVDDDYELIDVDPRVFPADKEVQALVDKAKAPYEEHLETVIGYTKTPIYRYLTVENPMDNMITDAARWKTGADISISNGFRFGNPIVPEDGKPAPITRANLWNLLPVNEKVKTGKATGKQIKDWLEKEMHNAFSQNPTERFGGWLVRFSGMKVNFNSQNERGNRISAITVNGEPMKDDKFYTISACVRPGDPIDNLCRMTNVKDVEVMDYTIHDVVEEYLKKKSPVSPTLEGRAYCEYLGTYSFSTVPKTNYKFQ, encoded by the coding sequence ATGAAAATATTTAAGAAAAGTTTCATTGCAGCTCTTTCGATAATTGGAATACTATTGGTTTTGTTCTCGTGCAAAACAGAAATATCGAATGGAATGGGAACAAACGATTCTGTACGAGACACCTTGAGCATTACTGTATTACAAACTGCCGATATACACGGACAGCTTGATACACATCCCGAACTTTTTTGGGAAAAAGAGAACGTACTTTTTAAAAATCGTGGCGGTTTGGCCAATATAAAGACGCTCTTTAAAATGGAACGACAAAAAAATCCCAATAGAACAATTATAGTTGATGGTGGCGACCTAATACAAGGCAGTGGTTACACTGCTCTGTCTGAAGGTAAGGTAATGCCAGAACTCATCAAAAATATGGGCTATGACGTCATCATCCCGGGTAACTGGGAAGTGGTGTACGGCAAGGACGTGATGATAGATGTGATGCAAGGATATGACACGGATGTCATTGCACAGAATATGTACCACGAAAAAAGCGAAGAACTTTTGTTTCCCGCTTATTCTGTTAAAGAAATAGAAGGTGTTCGTATTGGCTTTATGGGCATAAACGATCCTGATGTTCCCGTTAGGCAAAATCCAATTTTTAGTAAAGGGATTGCCTTTAGTGGTCTTACCAATGATTTGAAAAAGCAAGTGGATGATTTAAAGGTCAATAAAGACTTGGATGTACTTTTTTTAGTAACGCATCTTGGTGTTTTTAAACAGGCCGAACTCGCCAACAATACCATTTCAGAAAATGTAGATTACATATTAGGGAATGACACACACGAGCGCGTGCGCAAACCTATACAAGGCAAATTCGCAAAGGTTACCGAACCAGGTGCGTTTGGTTCTTTTGTTGGTAAGCTTACCTTGCATTTTGTGGATGGCATATTGGTGGATGATGATTATGAACTTATTGATGTTGACCCAAGGGTTTTTCCAGCTGATAAGGAAGTACAGGCGCTTGTTGATAAGGCAAAAGCGCCCTACGAAGAGCATTTGGAAACAGTGATTGGGTACACAAAGACACCTATTTATCGCTATCTTACTGTTGAAAACCCAATGGACAATATGATTACCGATGCCGCACGTTGGAAAACGGGTGCTGATATTTCAATATCAAACGGTTTTAGATTTGGTAATCCCATCGTTCCCGAAGACGGGAAGCCTGCACCTATTACTCGTGCAAATCTTTGGAATTTACTACCTGTAAACGAAAAAGTAAAGACAGGAAAGGCGACTGGTAAACAGATAAAAGATTGGTTAGAAAAGGAAATGCACAATGCCTTTTCCCAAAACCCGACCGAGCGATTTGGCGGTTGGTTGGTTCGGTTCTCTGGAATGAAAGTTAATTTTAATAGTCAAAACGAACGTGGAAACCGTATCTCAGCAATAACGGTCAACGGCGAGCCTATGAAAGATGACAAATTCTACACGATTTCTGCTTGTGTACGACCAGGCGACCCAATTGATAATCTTTGCAGGATGACTAATGTGAAAGATGTGGAAGTAATGGATTATACCATTCACGATGTTGTTGAGGAATATCTCAAAAAAAAATCGCCTGTTTCGCCTACTTTGGAAGGAAGAGCCTACTGTGAATATCTCGGCACCTATTCCTTTTCTACCGTACCCAAAACAAACTATAAATTTCAATAA
- a CDS encoding sulfur reduction protein DsrE has translation MKTIFYSTVVIVMTLFTSCSSLAQNTVDTNKNNYVVLTKKVPQLEPIILTAEALKEEDGSNFGQFEVIICGREIGDITDSSKMNDFIERAENAGVQLVACGFSLNKFKVDKTKVPKEMKTVENGILYNLQLQKKGYKSLSL, from the coding sequence ATGAAAACAATTTTTTATAGTACAGTAGTAATAGTAATGACTCTTTTTACGAGTTGTAGTTCCTTAGCGCAAAACACTGTAGATACAAACAAAAATAATTATGTGGTACTCACTAAAAAGGTGCCACAATTAGAGCCAATAATTTTAACCGCGGAAGCATTAAAAGAAGAAGATGGCAGCAATTTTGGTCAATTTGAAGTTATCATTTGCGGCAGGGAAATAGGCGATATTACTGATAGTTCTAAAATGAATGACTTTATAGAGCGTGCTGAAAATGCTGGTGTCCAATTGGTAGCCTGTGGTTTTTCGCTCAATAAATTCAAGGTTGATAAAACGAAAGTACCCAAAGAAATGAAAACCGTCGAAAACGGTATTCTATACAACCTGCAACTTCAGAAAAAAGGATATAAAAGTTTAAGCCTATAA
- a CDS encoding DoxX family protein gives MTTKILISRRSIQLLRILVSFIFLVAGFNHLLNIEKTAKRIEQASFKGIAYFFGEPQWLIIISGTVMLTAGFIFLIGYKTKWAAIVLMAVLIPITLTVQVGQITTLGPLFKNIAILGGLLFFILNDTSNLLK, from the coding sequence ATGACGACAAAAATTTTAATAAGCCGTCGTTCCATACAACTATTACGCATATTGGTGAGCTTCATATTTCTCGTTGCAGGTTTTAATCACTTGCTTAACATAGAGAAAACTGCCAAACGTATTGAACAAGCCAGTTTTAAGGGTATTGCCTATTTCTTTGGCGAACCTCAGTGGCTAATTATTATCTCTGGTACCGTAATGTTAACAGCAGGTTTTATATTCTTGATAGGATATAAAACCAAATGGGCGGCAATAGTTTTGATGGCGGTTTTAATACCCATCACATTAACGGTTCAAGTAGGGCAAATTACAACCCTTGGACCACTCTTTAAAAATATAGCAATTCTCGGCGGACTTCTTTTTTTTATACTGAACGACACCAGTAACCTTTTAAAATAA
- a CDS encoding YeeE/YedE family protein has product MDLIYEPWPWYVAGPLIALVMFVLLLVGKQFGMSSNLRTACAAVGAGKASDFFKFDWKAERWNLMVVLGAIIGGFIASTFLSNSTVNINPEIAQQLSDDYNIKSAGQAYLPTEIFAAENLANPLNIAILLIGGILVGFGARYAGGCTSGHAISGLSNLQLPSLIAVIGFFIGGLVMIHLLYPIIF; this is encoded by the coding sequence ATGGATTTGATATATGAACCGTGGCCGTGGTATGTGGCGGGACCACTTATTGCCCTTGTGATGTTCGTTTTATTGCTCGTTGGTAAGCAATTTGGAATGTCGTCAAACCTTCGGACAGCTTGTGCTGCTGTGGGCGCTGGAAAAGCATCTGATTTTTTTAAATTTGATTGGAAGGCCGAACGATGGAACTTGATGGTTGTACTGGGTGCAATTATTGGCGGTTTTATTGCATCCACCTTTTTGAGCAATAGTACAGTAAACATTAATCCCGAAATCGCACAACAACTATCTGATGATTACAACATCAAGAGTGCTGGCCAAGCATACCTTCCAACTGAAATCTTTGCTGCCGAAAATCTTGCTAACCCATTAAACATTGCCATTTTGCTAATTGGTGGAATACTTGTGGGATTTGGCGCAAGATATGCCGGTGGTTGTACATCTGGTCACGCCATTTCTGGATTGAGTAATTTACAATTACCATCGTTGATAGCCGTCATAGGCTTCTTCATTGGTGGACTTGTTATGATTCATTTATTATACCCTATTATCTTTTAA
- a CDS encoding DUF6691 family protein: MRYITYLVIGTFFGIIMFKSEAASWFRIYEMFQFGSFHMYGIIGSALVLGIIGIQVIKRKNIKPLDGSEMSLQPKNKSVARYLIGGIIFGLGWALAGACPGPMYVLAGAGYISILIVIFGAVVGTFLYGLVKDRLPH; encoded by the coding sequence ATGCGTTATATCACTTACTTAGTTATTGGTACTTTCTTCGGAATAATTATGTTTAAATCTGAAGCTGCATCGTGGTTTCGCATTTATGAAATGTTCCAGTTTGGCAGCTTTCATATGTACGGTATTATAGGTTCCGCCTTGGTTCTTGGTATTATTGGTATTCAAGTCATCAAAAGAAAAAACATCAAACCTTTGGATGGAAGCGAAATGAGTTTGCAGCCAAAGAATAAAAGCGTTGCTCGTTATCTTATTGGTGGAATAATCTTTGGATTGGGATGGGCACTTGCAGGTGCTTGCCCAGGACCTATGTATGTTCTTGCAGGGGCAGGCTATATCTCTATTTTAATAGTGATTTTTGGGGCAGTCGTTGGAACTTTTTTATATGGTTTGGTTAAGGACAGGTTGCCACATTAA
- a CDS encoding TolC family protein has product MNKYIVSAICGCLFYVNGFSQDKNIGELLNEIEQNNTELKGYQSFIESQQLENRSNNNLPDPQLSGFYLPFGDNTTGDYTEYQLSQSFEFPTVYAARSKWNESKSQQLASAYANKRLEVLLKAKNTLLELAFLQKQKTIEAERKTQSKQVFDQIQKLFDTEQVGILDLNKAKIAWIQEQFVVEQIESEIQILLSKLKTLNGGNAIDGISSSIALPIEVGTVDNLWQEKLAKDPLLQELKANESASRQKVKLEKNKVLPNVALGYNYQGVSGSHYSGFYGGVSIPLWSSKNKVKAAEANYEYQQSNTQVVTTSLYTQFQKTYNRYELILEKFNEYQTTMGNLNSEQLLFKAYMLGEYSFMDYYVELQFYRNASDKMLQMEKELQLLQAQLLKHQL; this is encoded by the coding sequence ATGAACAAATACATCGTGTCCGCGATTTGCGGATGCCTGTTCTATGTTAATGGTTTCTCACAGGATAAAAATATTGGGGAACTGCTTAACGAAATAGAACAGAACAATACAGAGTTAAAAGGCTATCAATCTTTCATTGAAAGTCAGCAACTCGAAAACAGGAGCAACAATAATTTGCCTGACCCACAGCTTTCTGGCTTTTATTTGCCATTTGGCGACAATACAACTGGAGATTATACCGAATATCAACTATCGCAATCTTTTGAATTCCCAACGGTATATGCTGCTCGTAGCAAATGGAACGAGTCTAAATCGCAACAGTTAGCGTCAGCCTATGCTAATAAAAGACTGGAAGTCTTATTGAAAGCAAAAAATACGCTTTTGGAACTTGCTTTCTTGCAAAAGCAAAAAACTATTGAAGCAGAAAGAAAAACCCAGAGCAAGCAGGTTTTTGACCAAATCCAAAAACTTTTTGATACCGAGCAAGTAGGCATTTTAGATTTGAATAAAGCGAAAATTGCTTGGATTCAAGAGCAGTTTGTTGTGGAACAGATTGAAAGCGAAATCCAAATTTTGTTATCCAAACTCAAAACCTTGAACGGAGGCAATGCAATTGATGGTATTTCGTCAAGTATTGCATTACCTATCGAAGTTGGTACGGTAGATAATCTTTGGCAGGAAAAATTAGCGAAAGACCCTTTACTACAAGAATTAAAGGCTAATGAATCTGCATCTCGTCAAAAAGTAAAACTGGAAAAAAACAAGGTGCTGCCAAACGTGGCACTTGGCTATAATTATCAAGGCGTTAGCGGTAGTCATTATTCTGGGTTTTATGGCGGTGTTTCAATTCCACTTTGGAGTAGCAAGAACAAAGTAAAAGCTGCCGAAGCGAATTATGAGTATCAACAGTCCAACACGCAGGTAGTTACCACTTCGCTTTATACACAATTTCAAAAAACCTATAATCGATACGAATTGATACTCGAAAAATTTAATGAGTATCAAACCACTATGGGCAATTTAAATAGCGAGCAACTGCTTTTTAAGGCTTATATGTTGGGCGAGTATTCGTTTATGGATTATTACGTGGAGCTTCAGTTTTATCGGAATGCATCAGATAAAATGCTGCAAATGGAAAAGGAACTGCAACTGCTTCAAGCACAATTATTAAAACATCAGTTATAA
- a CDS encoding efflux RND transporter periplasmic adaptor subunit has translation MKYIIIVLAFLAMSCNNTAEDAHAHNEDGSHVGEEIPRLSHTIWTDKTELFVEFPALIVGNGSKFAAHFTVLNEHQPVRNGSVTVSLIKNGKGIRNTVDAPSSPGIFSPAIQPKEEGNYQLIFELTTPEYSDKITIDDVTVYANIDEAIKALGTEEEDEGILFLKEQAWKIDFQTAPVVSGKIYDVINTSGVWMPSPGSTKSLAAKSNGVVDFKVNNLTEGTAVKQGQLLMSLNSQGLASNNLSTDIASAKATFQQAKSEYERKKELYESKIVPKSEFEKVESSFEIAKANYQSLVSGVSGGSKQIRAPFDGFIKSITVSNGDYVEQGIALVTVGTHQSRVLKAQLAPNYGLAIGNVQGIWYQDNDNQWKDVTDAEGKILSIGKDVERENPLISVFAQVNAEVDMPEGSLTPVQIAMGNATQNTTIPVNALLEDYGSYSVIVQLSGESFERRPVKIGKRNGENVEIIQGLQVGEVVVTTGAYQVKMASMSGSTPAHGHEH, from the coding sequence ATGAAATATATAATAATAGTGCTCGCCTTTTTGGCAATGTCCTGTAATAACACGGCAGAAGACGCACACGCACATAATGAAGATGGTAGTCACGTGGGAGAAGAAATTCCTCGCTTGTCCCATACTATCTGGACCGATAAAACAGAATTGTTCGTTGAATTTCCTGCGCTTATTGTGGGTAACGGAAGCAAATTCGCAGCCCACTTTACCGTGTTGAATGAACATCAGCCCGTTAGAAACGGTTCGGTAACAGTTAGTTTGATAAAAAACGGAAAAGGAATCAGAAATACTGTAGACGCGCCTTCATCCCCAGGCATTTTTTCGCCTGCCATACAACCGAAAGAAGAAGGAAACTATCAATTGATTTTTGAATTAACTACACCTGAATATTCAGATAAAATAACAATTGACGATGTTACGGTTTATGCTAATATAGATGAAGCCATAAAAGCTTTGGGTACGGAAGAAGAAGATGAGGGCATCTTGTTTTTAAAGGAACAAGCTTGGAAAATCGATTTTCAAACCGCACCTGTCGTTTCGGGTAAAATTTACGATGTCATCAATACATCCGGTGTTTGGATGCCATCGCCAGGTTCAACAAAGTCCTTGGCAGCAAAATCTAATGGTGTGGTAGATTTTAAAGTGAATAACCTTACGGAAGGCACAGCGGTAAAACAAGGTCAGCTTTTGATGAGCTTGAACAGTCAAGGTTTGGCATCCAACAATTTGAGTACTGATATCGCTTCCGCAAAAGCGACATTCCAACAGGCCAAATCGGAATATGAAAGGAAGAAAGAGCTATACGAATCCAAAATAGTTCCGAAATCCGAATTTGAGAAAGTAGAGAGCAGTTTCGAGATAGCCAAAGCCAACTATCAATCATTGGTATCTGGTGTCTCGGGCGGAAGCAAACAAATACGAGCACCTTTTGATGGCTTTATCAAGTCCATAACAGTTTCAAATGGCGATTACGTAGAACAAGGCATTGCGCTTGTAACCGTTGGGACGCATCAATCCAGAGTTTTAAAAGCGCAGTTAGCACCCAACTACGGACTTGCGATAGGCAATGTACAAGGTATATGGTATCAGGATAATGATAACCAATGGAAAGACGTAACTGATGCCGAGGGAAAAATCCTTTCGATTGGAAAGGATGTGGAGCGTGAAAACCCATTGATTTCAGTTTTTGCACAAGTAAATGCCGAGGTCGATATGCCAGAAGGAAGCTTAACACCTGTTCAAATTGCAATGGGAAATGCTACCCAAAATACTACGATTCCTGTTAATGCCTTATTGGAAGATTATGGAAGTTATTCCGTCATCGTACAGCTTTCAGGGGAAAGTTTTGAAAGACGACCTGTGAAAATAGGAAAGCGTAATGGCGAGAATGTAGAAATTATTCAAGGCTTACAAGTTGGCGAAGTGGTAGTAACCACCGGAGCATACCAAGTTAAAATGGCTTCAATGTCTGGTTCAACACCTGCACACGGTCACGAACATTAA
- a CDS encoding efflux RND transporter permease subunit, with protein sequence MLNKILSISLQNRLLILLGAVALSVLGIYYARTMNVDVFPDLTAPTVTILTEAHGMESEEVEKLVTYQLETALNGSPNVRRIRSSSAAGVSIVWIEFEWGTDIYRARQIVSERIPMVRENLPEGIGAPTMAPISSIMGEIMLLGVTSDSLSPMELRTLSDWTIRPRIKAIGGIANVVVIGGDYKQYQVFANPEKMKYYDVSLSELVEHVKEANKNAPGGVINQYGNQYIIKGSGRAYALEDLQEAVLKQVNGQTIKIKDVATVQIGAADKIGDGSLNAKPAVILTISKQPDVNTLELTDRLDEAIADLETTLPKGVNIKSQIFRQSDFIDASISNLNQTLLEGAFFVMIILFIFLMNWRTTLISLLAIPISLLVSIIILKWLGYTINTMSLGGMAIAIGALVDDAIIDVENVYKRLRENIRKPKAERQSTITVVRDASVEIRSSIIIATLIIIVSFVPLFFLSGMEGRLLQPLGIAFVTSVLTSLIVAVTVTPILCSYLLDNEKLLNKQAEGTRVERWLQKHYGNLLVRATKIPKTIIGVTVIAFVLSLLVVTQLGRSFLPEFNEGSLVISVVGPPGMSLQESNKTGKLIETLLLDMPEVEVVTRRQGRAELDEHAQGVNASEIDVPFVLEDKTKEEFFEEVRNKLSIAPGVNITLGQPIAHRIDHMLSGTRANIAIKIFGSDLQRLFEVGKSVEQNIKDIEGLADVAVDQQIEVPQIRIKPKRQILSAYGMTVGNLMEQVDIAFAGEEAGEIYEGQQYFDLVVRYEKPFRDNIENINKTLMSLPNGGQTTLGELATVQSVSSPNTINREDVQRKIVVAANVQGRDLRGAVNEIKEVVGNNVNMPEGYRVQYGGQFESESKASQLLMITAILAIAIIFLLLYYEFKDVKLAFVVLINLPLALIGGILIVYFTSGIISIAATIGFISLFGIATRNGILLVSRYEDLRKEGMQGFQLIKKGALDRLNPILMTAFTTGLALIPLALKGGEPGSEIQSPMAVVILGGLLSATILNLVVIPCVYQLVLKKEK encoded by the coding sequence ATGTTAAACAAAATATTATCAATTTCACTTCAAAACAGATTGCTCATTCTATTGGGAGCGGTTGCATTGAGTGTATTGGGCATTTATTATGCACGTACTATGAACGTCGATGTATTCCCAGACCTTACAGCTCCAACGGTAACCATTCTTACCGAAGCGCACGGAATGGAATCTGAAGAAGTAGAAAAATTAGTGACCTATCAATTGGAAACAGCCTTAAACGGTTCGCCAAATGTGAGACGAATCCGTTCGTCATCGGCAGCGGGAGTTTCCATTGTTTGGATAGAATTTGAATGGGGAACCGATATTTATCGCGCGCGCCAAATTGTAAGTGAACGCATCCCGATGGTAAGGGAGAATTTACCCGAAGGAATTGGAGCACCAACAATGGCACCCATTTCATCCATTATGGGCGAGATAATGTTATTGGGCGTAACGTCCGATAGTTTATCGCCTATGGAATTACGAACCTTATCAGATTGGACAATCAGACCACGTATAAAAGCGATTGGCGGTATTGCAAATGTGGTGGTCATTGGTGGCGATTATAAGCAATACCAAGTATTTGCCAATCCTGAAAAGATGAAGTATTACGATGTGAGCCTCTCTGAATTGGTAGAACACGTAAAGGAGGCCAACAAAAATGCTCCTGGTGGTGTGATAAACCAATATGGAAATCAATACATCATAAAGGGAAGCGGTAGAGCCTATGCGTTGGAAGATTTACAGGAAGCTGTCCTAAAGCAAGTGAATGGTCAAACCATCAAAATAAAAGATGTTGCTACGGTTCAAATTGGCGCTGCCGATAAAATTGGCGATGGTTCATTAAATGCAAAACCCGCTGTGATTCTGACCATTTCAAAACAACCCGATGTCAACACTTTGGAACTGACAGACCGATTGGATGAAGCGATTGCAGACTTGGAAACAACCTTGCCAAAAGGTGTCAATATCAAAAGTCAAATCTTTAGACAGTCCGATTTTATTGATGCTTCCATCAGTAATTTGAATCAAACTTTGTTAGAAGGTGCATTTTTTGTAATGATTATCCTGTTCATCTTTTTAATGAATTGGAGAACGACCTTAATTTCCCTATTGGCAATTCCCATTTCATTATTGGTATCCATCATCATTTTAAAATGGCTGGGCTATACGATAAACACAATGAGTTTGGGTGGAATGGCCATCGCCATTGGTGCATTGGTGGATGATGCTATTATTGATGTGGAAAACGTCTATAAACGCTTACGCGAAAATATTAGAAAACCAAAGGCAGAACGTCAATCTACGATTACGGTCGTGCGAGATGCTTCCGTAGAAATACGAAGCTCAATCATCATCGCAACCTTGATTATTATTGTGTCTTTTGTACCGTTATTCTTTTTAAGCGGAATGGAAGGACGTTTGTTGCAACCGCTGGGAATAGCATTTGTAACATCTGTTTTAACCTCATTAATTGTCGCTGTAACGGTAACACCAATTTTGTGTTCTTATTTATTGGATAATGAAAAACTACTCAATAAACAAGCAGAAGGTACTCGTGTGGAACGTTGGCTACAGAAACATTATGGCAACCTCTTGGTGCGTGCGACTAAAATACCCAAAACCATTATAGGCGTAACGGTCATTGCATTTGTATTAAGTCTCTTGGTTGTAACGCAATTGGGAAGAAGTTTCCTGCCAGAATTTAATGAAGGCTCTTTGGTCATTAGTGTGGTTGGTCCGCCCGGAATGTCTTTGCAAGAAAGCAATAAGACTGGAAAGTTGATAGAGACCCTATTACTGGATATGCCCGAAGTGGAGGTCGTAACACGAAGACAAGGTCGTGCCGAACTGGACGAACACGCACAAGGCGTTAATGCTTCGGAAATTGATGTGCCTTTTGTCCTCGAAGACAAAACCAAGGAAGAATTCTTTGAAGAAGTCCGAAACAAATTAAGCATCGCACCTGGTGTTAATATCACATTGGGACAACCCATCGCACACCGTATTGACCATATGCTTTCGGGTACACGAGCAAATATTGCCATAAAGATTTTTGGGTCAGATTTACAACGTTTATTTGAAGTAGGGAAAAGTGTAGAGCAGAACATAAAGGATATTGAAGGATTGGCAGATGTTGCGGTTGACCAACAAATTGAAGTGCCACAAATACGTATCAAACCCAAACGCCAGATTTTGTCGGCTTATGGAATGACGGTCGGAAATTTAATGGAACAAGTAGATATTGCTTTTGCAGGCGAAGAAGCAGGCGAAATTTATGAAGGACAACAATATTTTGACTTGGTAGTGCGCTATGAGAAACCGTTTCGAGATAATATTGAAAACATTAATAAAACCTTGATGAGTTTACCGAATGGCGGACAAACTACATTAGGCGAGTTGGCAACTGTTCAATCGGTAAGCAGTCCAAACACCATCAATCGGGAAGATGTACAACGAAAGATTGTGGTCGCAGCCAATGTTCAAGGTAGGGATTTACGTGGTGCTGTTAACGAAATAAAGGAAGTTGTGGGCAATAATGTAAATATGCCGGAAGGCTATCGTGTACAATATGGTGGACAGTTTGAAAGTGAATCAAAAGCGTCACAATTACTGATGATTACAGCAATTCTTGCAATAGCAATTATTTTCCTGTTGTTGTATTATGAATTTAAGGATGTAAAATTGGCATTTGTTGTATTGATTAATCTGCCTTTGGCCTTAATTGGTGGAATTTTGATTGTGTACTTCACTTCGGGTATCATCAGCATTGCAGCAACAATAGGATTCATCAGTCTCTTCGGAATAGCAACCCGTAACGGAATTTTATTGGTTTCCCGTTATGAAGATTTGAGAAAGGAAGGAATGCAAGGCTTTCAATTAATAAAGAAAGGTGCATTGGATAGATTGAATCCCATATTAATGACTGCCTTTACCACAGGGCTGGCATTGATACCATTGGCCTTAAAAGGTGGCGAACCTGGAAGTGAAATTCAAAGCCCAATGGCCGTTGTAATTTTAGGCGGTTTGCTTTCAGCGACCATTTTGAATTTAGTGGTTATTCCTTGTGTGTATCAGTTGGTTCTGAAAAAGGAAAAATAG
- a CDS encoding DUF6577 family protein, translating into MPKIIENKLIEAFKDRSSFDRDALYNFYLDFEPDLKESTFSWRIYDLKKKDIIKTIGRGLYVISYKPKYKPLLSDSVFKIARKTNERFEDIKYAIWETQWLNEFSQHQASNQIIVVEVEKEFVDSLYYYLNDNLRMDFFLNPDEKEIQFYISESNVPVIIKRLVTRAPIQKIKNKKAVVPIATLEKIMVDLFADENLLHFYQGSEMVNIYEKIIDRYSINFTKLFSYAKRRKKEQEIKQFISNHISNFLEDIQYD; encoded by the coding sequence ATGCCAAAGATTATTGAAAATAAATTGATAGAAGCTTTCAAAGACCGTAGTTCTTTTGATAGGGATGCGCTATATAACTTCTATCTGGATTTCGAACCAGATCTAAAAGAAAGTACATTTAGTTGGCGAATTTATGACCTGAAGAAAAAGGACATAATTAAAACCATTGGTCGTGGACTTTATGTTATTTCCTATAAACCTAAATATAAACCTCTTCTATCAGATAGTGTGTTCAAAATAGCCCGTAAAACCAATGAGCGTTTTGAAGATATAAAATATGCCATTTGGGAAACCCAATGGCTCAATGAGTTTTCTCAGCACCAGGCGTCAAATCAAATAATTGTCGTCGAAGTAGAAAAAGAGTTTGTAGACTCACTCTATTACTATCTAAATGATAATCTAAGAATGGATTTTTTCCTAAATCCAGATGAAAAGGAAATCCAATTCTATATTTCAGAAAGTAACGTGCCGGTTATCATTAAACGTTTGGTGACAAGGGCACCCATACAAAAAATAAAAAATAAAAAAGCGGTAGTGCCCATTGCAACACTTGAAAAGATTATGGTGGACCTGTTTGCAGATGAAAATCTGCTACATTTTTACCAAGGTTCTGAAATGGTAAACATCTACGAAAAAATAATTGATAGATATAGCATCAATTTTACAAAGTTGTTCAGCTATGCCAAAAGGCGCAAAAAGGAACAGGAAATAAAGCAATTTATAAGCAACCACATTTCAAATTTTTTAGAAGATATTCAATATGATTAA